A single region of the Streptomyces sp. NBC_01803 genome encodes:
- a CDS encoding SCO1860 family LAETG-anchored protein, whose translation MYNSAYRRLGSRRSAVLVATTAALLGSVSPALADDGDQDERGTASAAVLRTGLDVSLLSGTAQVPLNVTLNEVTAPESESETVLSASLDGVQDGESFEVLRADVAAASAESDEAGSRAEVTLAEAKVHVPGLPLTSVIELEAVTASAICATGEAPVAEADFGAEALVLGQHVDLTVEGTTEVTVPGVGQVTLALSKTETTDTTAAATALDLMVSINPANLNVATVDGHITLAEAECTTAAGTGGSASGGSATEGSATEGSDAGTATEGTDGDDAGSASEGTDGDDTQSVSGGSSADGDGTDLAETGSDSNMPLLAGGAVALLGAGAGALFLARRRAARTTAAG comes from the coding sequence GTGTACAACTCTGCCTACCGCCGACTCGGTTCACGCCGGTCGGCGGTGTTGGTCGCCACCACCGCCGCGCTGCTGGGGTCCGTCTCCCCGGCTCTCGCGGACGACGGTGACCAGGATGAACGGGGCACGGCGAGCGCCGCGGTGCTACGCACCGGTCTGGATGTCTCGCTGTTGAGCGGCACCGCTCAGGTGCCGCTCAACGTAACGCTCAACGAGGTGACCGCTCCGGAGAGCGAAAGTGAAACCGTGCTCAGCGCCAGCCTGGACGGTGTCCAGGACGGCGAGTCCTTCGAGGTGCTGCGGGCCGATGTGGCCGCCGCCAGCGCCGAGTCGGACGAGGCGGGCTCCCGCGCCGAGGTCACGCTGGCCGAAGCGAAGGTCCACGTTCCCGGACTTCCGCTGACGTCGGTGATCGAGCTCGAAGCGGTGACCGCCAGTGCGATCTGCGCCACGGGGGAGGCGCCTGTCGCTGAGGCCGACTTCGGGGCCGAGGCCCTGGTGCTCGGCCAGCACGTCGACCTGACCGTCGAGGGCACCACCGAGGTCACCGTGCCCGGTGTGGGCCAGGTGACCCTGGCGCTGTCCAAGACGGAGACCACCGACACCACCGCCGCGGCCACCGCCCTGGACCTCATGGTGTCGATCAACCCGGCCAACCTGAACGTCGCGACGGTCGACGGTCACATCACCCTCGCCGAGGCCGAGTGCACCACCGCGGCCGGCACGGGTGGTTCGGCCTCCGGTGGCTCGGCCACCGAGGGCTCGGCCACCGAGGGTTCGGACGCCGGTACCGCCACCGAGGGCACTGACGGTGACGACGCCGGCTCCGCCAGCGAGGGCACCGACGGGGACGACACGCAGTCCGTCTCCGGTGGCAGCAGCGCCGATGGCGACGGTACCGACCTCGCCGAGACCGGCAGCGACTCCAACATGCCGCTGCTCGCGGGTGGCGCCGTGGCGCTGCTCGGCGCGGGCGCCGGGGCCCTGTTCCTGGCCCGTCGCCGTGCCGCTCGCACCACTGCCGCCGGCTGA
- the cobC gene encoding Rv2231c family pyridoxal phosphate-dependent protein CobC, translated as MPTPTEPTDPTGPAEPTDPTEPAEPAGPTDLGHHGDAELRDTGGAKLVDLAVNVRAGTPPPWLRDRIAASLDDLAAYPDGRAARRAVARRHGLPQECVLLTAGAAEAFVLLARALPVNGRRVVVHPQFTEPEAALRAAGHEVGRVILRAADGFRLAPDAVPEDAGLVVVGNPTNPTSVLHPAPDIAELARPGRVLVVDEAFMDAVPGERESLVPAVGSLPGLVVLRSLTKTWGLAGLRIGYVLAAPELIEALAHGQPLWPVSAPALAAAEACSSERALAEAAEAARETAADRAHLLARLGAFASVRMATAYSAGPFVLAHHPDGAALRLRLRELGYAVRRGDTFPGLSPGWLRLAVRDRATTDALIAALARAGTR; from the coding sequence ATGCCCACGCCCACTGAACCCACCGATCCCACCGGACCGGCCGAACCCACCGATCCCACCGAACCGGCCGAACCGGCCGGACCCACCGACCTCGGGCACCACGGAGACGCCGAACTGCGCGACACCGGTGGGGCGAAGCTGGTGGACCTCGCGGTCAACGTGCGCGCCGGGACTCCCCCGCCCTGGCTGCGGGACCGGATCGCCGCCTCGCTCGACGACCTCGCCGCGTACCCGGACGGCCGGGCGGCCCGCCGCGCGGTGGCCCGGCGGCACGGCCTGCCACAGGAGTGCGTGCTGCTGACGGCCGGCGCCGCCGAGGCGTTCGTCCTGCTCGCCAGGGCGCTGCCGGTCAACGGCCGACGGGTCGTGGTGCACCCGCAGTTCACCGAGCCGGAGGCGGCGCTGCGGGCGGCCGGGCACGAGGTCGGGCGGGTGATCCTGCGCGCGGCGGACGGCTTCCGGCTGGCTCCGGACGCCGTGCCGGAGGACGCCGGGCTCGTCGTGGTGGGCAACCCGACCAACCCCACCTCCGTGCTGCACCCCGCCCCGGACATCGCCGAACTGGCCCGGCCGGGGCGGGTGCTGGTGGTGGACGAGGCGTTCATGGACGCGGTGCCGGGCGAACGGGAGTCGCTGGTACCGGCCGTCGGGTCGCTGCCGGGCCTGGTCGTGCTGCGCAGCCTGACCAAGACGTGGGGGCTGGCGGGCCTGCGGATCGGATACGTGCTGGCCGCCCCGGAGTTGATCGAGGCACTGGCCCACGGCCAGCCGCTGTGGCCGGTGTCGGCGCCCGCGCTGGCGGCGGCGGAGGCGTGTTCGTCGGAGCGGGCGCTGGCCGAAGCGGCGGAAGCCGCCCGCGAGACGGCCGCGGACCGTGCCCATCTCCTGGCCCGGCTCGGCGCGTTCGCCTCCGTACGTATGGCCACCGCGTACTCCGCCGGGCCGTTCGTCCTGGCGCACCACCCCGACGGGGCGGCGTTGCGGCTGCGGCTGCGCGAGTTGGGCTACGCCGTGCGGCGCGGTGACACGTTCCCGGGGCTGAGCCCCGGCTGGCTGCGCCTGGCGGTCCGCGACCGGGCGACGACCGACGCCCTCATCGCGGCGCTGGCCCGGGCGGGCACCCGCTGA
- a CDS encoding sirohydrochlorin chelatase: MNPSDPSAPALLVVGHGTRDDEGAQAFRSFVQDLAVRHLPRVPVAGGFIELSPPPLTEAVAGLVERGVRRFAAVPLMLVAAGHAKGDIPAALTREKLRQPGVSFAYGRPLGPHPSLLDVLERRVDEALGGDGGRAGTTVLLVGRGSTDPDANAEVFKAARLLWEGRGYAGVETAFVSLAAPDVAAGLERCRALGARRVVVLPYFLFTGVLPERVREQARAWAADRPETDVRCADVIGPTEELAGLVVARYREAIEGDIRMNCDACVYRVALPGFADKVGMPQQPHHHPDDDGHHGHGHGHGHHHEHGHAHAH, encoded by the coding sequence GTGAATCCGTCAGATCCGTCCGCGCCCGCCCTGCTCGTCGTGGGCCACGGCACCCGGGACGACGAAGGGGCGCAGGCGTTCCGCTCGTTCGTCCAGGACCTCGCCGTGCGGCACCTCCCGCGGGTGCCGGTCGCGGGCGGGTTCATCGAGCTGTCGCCGCCGCCGCTCACCGAGGCCGTGGCCGGACTGGTGGAGCGGGGCGTGCGGCGTTTCGCGGCCGTCCCGCTGATGCTGGTGGCGGCCGGGCACGCCAAGGGCGACATCCCGGCCGCGCTGACCCGCGAGAAGCTGCGGCAGCCGGGCGTGTCGTTCGCCTACGGCCGCCCGCTGGGCCCGCACCCGTCCCTGCTGGACGTGCTGGAGCGGCGGGTGGACGAGGCTCTGGGCGGGGACGGCGGCCGGGCGGGGACCACCGTGCTGCTGGTCGGGCGCGGCTCGACCGATCCGGACGCCAACGCGGAGGTGTTCAAGGCGGCCCGGCTGCTGTGGGAGGGGCGCGGCTACGCGGGCGTGGAGACCGCGTTCGTCTCGCTGGCCGCTCCCGACGTCGCCGCCGGGCTGGAACGCTGCCGGGCGCTGGGCGCCCGCCGCGTCGTGGTGCTGCCGTACTTCCTCTTCACCGGCGTGCTGCCGGAGCGGGTGCGGGAGCAGGCACGGGCGTGGGCGGCGGACCGGCCGGAGACGGACGTCCGGTGTGCCGATGTCATAGGCCCCACGGAGGAGTTGGCGGGTCTGGTGGTCGCCAGATACCGGGAGGCCATCGAGGGCGACATCCGGATGAACTGCGACGCCTGCGTCTACCGCGTCGCGCTGCCGGGCTTCGCCGACAAGGTCGGCATGCCCCAGCAGCCGCACCACCACCCCGACGACGACGGCCACCACGGCCATGGGCACGGTCACGGACACCACCACGAGCACGGTCATGCCCACGCCCACTGA
- a CDS encoding precorrin-8X methylmutase, with protein MTRVVHPIEEESYRILRSRVDTSGLPPLTRAVVERVIHASADPDYLTDLVTDEAALRAAHHALHEGAAPVVTDVEMVAAGITRRATVCRLAQAKATPGLTRSAHAVRLALAEVGPGAVWVIGCAPTALFELIALDAAPALVIGLPVGFVGAAESKQALRDSGLPAVSNVSEKGGSAVAAAALNALLYSPAPALSPAPAPARHEESQ; from the coding sequence GTGACCCGTGTCGTTCATCCCATCGAGGAGGAGTCGTACCGCATCCTGCGCTCGCGCGTGGACACCTCCGGGCTGCCGCCGCTGACCCGCGCGGTGGTGGAGCGGGTGATCCACGCCAGCGCGGACCCCGACTACCTGACCGACCTCGTCACCGACGAGGCCGCCCTGCGCGCGGCACACCACGCGCTGCACGAGGGGGCCGCGCCGGTCGTCACGGATGTGGAGATGGTCGCGGCCGGGATCACCCGGCGGGCCACCGTCTGCCGGCTCGCGCAGGCCAAGGCCACGCCGGGGCTCACCCGTTCGGCACACGCCGTGCGGCTCGCACTCGCCGAGGTCGGCCCCGGCGCGGTGTGGGTGATCGGCTGCGCGCCCACCGCGCTCTTCGAGCTGATCGCTCTCGACGCCGCGCCGGCCCTGGTGATCGGGCTGCCGGTCGGCTTCGTCGGGGCGGCCGAGAGCAAGCAGGCGCTGCGCGACAGCGGTCTGCCGGCGGTCAGCAACGTCTCCGAGAAGGGCGGCTCGGCCGTGGCCGCCGCCGCCCTCAACGCCCTGCTCTACTCCCCCGCGCCCGCGCTCTCACCCGCACCCGCACCCGCTCGTCACGAGGAGTCCCAGTGA
- a CDS encoding indolepyruvate ferredoxin oxidoreductase subunit alpha, with translation MAGVNTAPVRVTDRCAGCGACLLTCPAHAIRPYGGTLLIRADLCTGCVECVEICPVDAIDIVAEQGGKAEQAGKAEKTEQAEQAEQEAP, from the coding sequence GTGGCAGGCGTGAACACCGCGCCCGTGCGGGTCACCGACCGCTGCGCGGGCTGCGGCGCGTGCCTGCTCACCTGCCCGGCCCACGCCATCCGCCCGTACGGCGGCACGCTGCTGATCCGGGCCGACCTGTGCACGGGGTGCGTCGAGTGCGTCGAGATATGCCCCGTGGACGCCATCGACATCGTCGCCGAGCAGGGCGGGAAAGCCGAGCAGGCCGGGAAAGCCGAGAAGACCGAGCAGGCCGAGCAGGCCGAGCAGGAGGCACCGTGA
- the cobJ gene encoding precorrin-3B C(17)-methyltransferase, with the protein MIGLISATAAGAAARDRLATVWPDRTRVYEGPVGDAVRRAFGECEQLVCFLATGATVRLIAPLLADKSADPGVVCVDEAGRHAVALLGGHAGGANELARAVAEALPDCLPVVTTATDAAGAPGLDTLGRPVEGAVAAVSRAMLDGEPVTLAADAVWPLPALPPNVRPNSGGSWTLAITDRLVPQEDGTTAVLRPPSLVVGVGASRGVAADEVLALVEETLTAAGLSVRSVAALTTVTAKADEAGLNEAAERLGVGLRVFPAEELAAVSVPNPSAAPLAAVGTASVAEAAALLAAGPGGRLIVEKRKSAMATCAVARRRPRGRLAVVGLGPGARDLLTPRAADELRRAGVVVGLDQYLDRVRDLVRPGARVLASGLGAEEERARTAVAEARAGHAVALVGSGDAGVYAMASPALAGASDDIDVVGVPGVTAALAAAAVLGAPLGHDHVSISLSDLHTPWEVIERRVRAAASADLVVTFYNPRSRGRDWQLPKALELLAAHRAPDTPVGVVRNASRPDESWALTTLAELDPGTVDMMTVVLVGNSATRTVAGRMVTPRGYRWQA; encoded by the coding sequence GTGATCGGCCTGATCTCCGCCACCGCGGCCGGTGCCGCCGCCCGCGACCGGCTGGCAACGGTGTGGCCGGACCGCACCCGCGTCTACGAGGGGCCGGTCGGGGACGCGGTGCGGCGCGCGTTCGGCGAGTGCGAGCAGCTCGTCTGCTTCCTCGCCACCGGTGCCACCGTGCGGCTCATCGCGCCGCTGCTCGCCGACAAGTCGGCCGACCCGGGCGTGGTCTGCGTGGACGAGGCGGGCCGCCACGCGGTCGCCCTGCTGGGCGGCCACGCGGGCGGCGCCAACGAGCTGGCCCGCGCGGTCGCGGAGGCCCTGCCCGACTGTCTGCCGGTCGTCACCACGGCGACGGACGCGGCCGGGGCGCCGGGGCTGGACACCCTGGGCCGGCCGGTCGAGGGCGCCGTCGCGGCCGTCTCGCGGGCGATGCTCGACGGCGAGCCGGTGACGCTGGCGGCCGACGCCGTCTGGCCGTTGCCCGCGCTGCCGCCCAACGTCCGCCCGAACAGCGGCGGTTCGTGGACTCTCGCGATCACCGACCGGCTCGTTCCCCAGGAGGATGGGACCACCGCCGTGCTGCGTCCGCCCTCCCTCGTGGTGGGCGTGGGCGCGAGCCGGGGCGTGGCGGCGGACGAAGTCCTGGCGCTGGTCGAGGAGACGCTGACGGCGGCGGGTCTGTCGGTGCGCAGCGTGGCCGCGTTGACGACCGTGACGGCCAAGGCCGACGAGGCCGGGCTGAACGAGGCGGCGGAACGGCTCGGCGTCGGCCTGCGCGTGTTCCCGGCCGAGGAGTTGGCCGCGGTGTCCGTGCCGAACCCGTCCGCCGCGCCGCTCGCCGCCGTCGGCACGGCGTCGGTCGCGGAGGCCGCCGCGCTGCTCGCCGCCGGGCCGGGTGGCCGACTGATCGTCGAGAAGCGGAAGTCGGCGATGGCCACCTGCGCCGTCGCCCGGCGGCGTCCGCGCGGACGGCTGGCCGTGGTCGGCCTCGGGCCGGGCGCCCGGGACCTGTTGACGCCGCGCGCGGCCGACGAGCTGCGACGGGCGGGCGTGGTGGTCGGCCTCGACCAGTACCTGGACCGCGTCCGCGACCTGGTGCGCCCCGGCGCGCGGGTGCTCGCATCCGGCCTCGGCGCCGAGGAGGAACGGGCCCGCACCGCGGTCGCCGAGGCGCGGGCCGGGCACGCGGTCGCGCTGGTCGGCAGCGGGGACGCGGGCGTGTACGCGATGGCATCGCCCGCGCTGGCCGGGGCGTCGGACGACATCGACGTGGTCGGGGTGCCGGGCGTGACGGCCGCACTGGCCGCGGCGGCGGTGCTGGGCGCGCCGCTGGGGCACGACCACGTCTCGATCAGCCTCTCGGACCTGCACACGCCATGGGAGGTGATCGAACGCCGGGTGCGGGCGGCGGCATCGGCGGACTTGGTCGTGACGTTCTACAACCCGCGTAGTCGGGGCCGCGATTGGCAGCTCCCCAAGGCGCTGGAGCTGCTGGCCGCGCACCGGGCGCCGGACACACCGGTCGGGGTGGTCCGCAACGCCTCGCGCCCCGACGAGTCCTGGGCACTGACCACGCTCGCCGAACTCGACCCGGGGACGGTGGACATGATGACGGTGGTGCTCGTCGGCAACTCCGCGACGCGGACGGTCGCCGGGCGCATGGTGACCCCGAGGGGCTACCGGTGGCAGGCGTGA
- the cbiE gene encoding precorrin-6y C5,15-methyltransferase (decarboxylating) subunit CbiE — protein MITVLGVGTVGPGAVVHDATLVVGARRHLAAAELPPNAERIELGPLAPALAAIETHLGLRRTSAAPRADATSGPRGTEPPATDGQPDSATASAHAPKGPHGTDAIPPTHRPNNGQVSTADGHTDTGPDTTPTPATNRTANGGMTPTHATAHRPGGTSTSDTAPGTAAARRRVVVLASGDPGFFGIVRALAERFGVGVLDVRPSVPAVAVAFARVGLPWDDAVVVSAHGRDPRIAVNVCRARPKVAVLTGPGAGPAELGAALDAAGVPRALVVATALGDPHGGERVVRVTPAGAAARDWPDGGHVVLCLDEARMLAPAQRTIGGPPPGPAGWALPEAAFEHRDSMVTKYEVRALALARLGPRLGDLVWDVGAGSGSVAVECARLGAAAIAVERTGDGAARCLANAAAHGVDIQAVHGEAPAALEELPDPDAVFVGGGGAELPAIVAACARRARRVIVVTLAALDRVASAREALAAGGLVPDGVLLQSARLAPLPGDVTRLASVNPVFVLWGSRPGTQEEGAHS, from the coding sequence CTGGTGGTCGGCGCCCGCCGCCACCTGGCGGCGGCCGAGCTGCCACCGAACGCGGAACGCATCGAACTCGGCCCACTGGCCCCGGCCTTGGCGGCGATCGAAACCCACCTGGGTCTGCGCCGAACTTCTGCGGCGCCCCGGGCAGATGCCACCAGCGGACCGCGCGGAACGGAGCCCCCGGCCACCGACGGCCAGCCGGACAGCGCGACAGCGTCGGCACATGCCCCCAAGGGGCCGCACGGCACAGACGCCATACCCCCCACCCACCGACCGAACAACGGTCAAGTCTCAACAGCCGACGGCCACACCGACACAGGACCGGACACCACACCGACCCCCGCGACCAACCGCACCGCCAACGGCGGGATGACGCCGACGCATGCCACCGCCCACCGGCCTGGCGGCACAAGCACTTCGGACACGGCGCCGGGCACCGCCGCCGCCCGTCGGCGGGTTGTCGTGTTGGCGTCCGGGGATCCGGGGTTCTTCGGCATCGTGCGGGCGCTCGCCGAGCGGTTCGGGGTGGGGGTGCTCGATGTGCGGCCTTCCGTGCCCGCCGTGGCCGTCGCGTTCGCGCGGGTCGGGTTGCCGTGGGATGACGCCGTCGTCGTCAGCGCGCACGGGCGGGACCCCAGGATCGCCGTCAACGTCTGCCGGGCGCGGCCCAAGGTGGCCGTGCTGACCGGGCCGGGGGCCGGGCCGGCCGAGCTGGGGGCCGCGTTGGACGCGGCCGGGGTGCCGCGCGCGCTCGTCGTGGCCACCGCCCTGGGCGATCCCCACGGCGGCGAGCGCGTCGTGCGGGTGACTCCCGCCGGGGCCGCCGCGCGGGACTGGCCGGACGGCGGGCACGTCGTGCTGTGCCTGGACGAGGCTCGGATGCTCGCGCCCGCGCAGCGGACCATCGGCGGGCCGCCGCCCGGACCGGCCGGATGGGCGCTGCCCGAGGCCGCGTTCGAGCACCGGGACTCCATGGTCACCAAGTACGAGGTGCGGGCGCTCGCGCTGGCCCGGCTCGGGCCCCGGCTCGGGGACCTGGTGTGGGACGTCGGCGCAGGCTCCGGTTCGGTCGCCGTGGAATGCGCCCGGCTCGGCGCGGCGGCGATCGCCGTGGAGCGGACCGGGGACGGCGCCGCGCGTTGCCTGGCCAACGCCGCCGCGCACGGCGTCGACATCCAGGCCGTACACGGCGAGGCGCCCGCCGCGCTGGAGGAACTTCCCGACCCCGACGCCGTGTTCGTCGGCGGCGGGGGCGCGGAGCTGCCCGCGATCGTGGCCGCCTGCGCACGCCGCGCACGCCGCGTGATCGTGGTCACGCTGGCCGCCCTGGACCGCGTGGCGTCGGCGCGCGAGGCGCTGGCGGCCGGGGGCCTGGTCCCGGACGGGGTGCTGCTCCAATCCGCCCGGCTGGCTCCGCTGCCGGGTGACGTGACGCGGCTGGCCTCAGTCAACCCCGTTTTCGTTCTGTGGGGTTCGCGCCCCGGCACGCAAGAAGAAGGAGCACACTCGTGA